A single Sporichthyaceae bacterium DNA region contains:
- a CDS encoding MauE/DoxX family redox-associated membrane protein: MPTTLDRTTASPAPNKPPRLAHPAAGIAATLGRVGLAVVFGWAALAKITDPQATVRSVRAYDLLPNGLATAVGRGLPAFELVLSIALLAGVALRFTASVAAGLLTAFTIGIISADARGLRIECGCFGNGGVTEHPHYGGEIARDLGMLAVAVLIAVIGHSRASINPRLAAVPTGLRTRTAQVRAQANAESFRRAKRLTTAGVAGALVIGALTGVSVAAATAPGAPTRIPTGVTAAGGVVVGNPTAPHTVIAYEDPQCPICKEFETTSAPALTAAVTAGQVKVEYRMRSFLGPESVRAVAALGAAQDEGKFNALRQEMYANQPEERTGGYTIDDLLALGAKVGLTDQAYVQAVRNQIYASWAKQVDDRASRDGNTGTPDLKLDGKEIDQNTLFNKTAFAALLAGLS; encoded by the coding sequence ATGCCCACCACACTGGACCGAACCACCGCGTCACCGGCACCGAACAAACCGCCACGGTTGGCCCACCCCGCCGCGGGGATCGCCGCCACCCTCGGCCGCGTCGGCCTCGCCGTCGTGTTCGGTTGGGCCGCGCTGGCCAAGATCACCGACCCGCAGGCCACAGTGCGCTCGGTGCGCGCCTACGACCTGCTGCCCAACGGTTTGGCCACGGCGGTCGGCCGCGGCCTGCCCGCCTTCGAACTCGTGCTGTCCATCGCGCTGCTGGCCGGCGTCGCACTACGGTTCACCGCGTCCGTGGCCGCCGGGCTGCTGACCGCGTTCACCATCGGCATCATCAGCGCCGACGCCCGCGGCCTGCGCATCGAGTGCGGCTGCTTCGGCAACGGCGGTGTCACCGAGCATCCGCACTACGGCGGGGAGATCGCCCGCGACCTCGGCATGCTCGCCGTCGCGGTGCTGATCGCGGTCATCGGGCACTCCCGCGCCTCGATCAACCCGCGGCTGGCCGCGGTTCCCACGGGACTGCGTACCCGCACCGCGCAGGTGCGCGCGCAGGCCAACGCGGAAAGCTTCCGCCGGGCCAAGCGCCTCACCACGGCCGGCGTCGCGGGCGCCCTGGTCATCGGCGCGCTCACCGGCGTCTCGGTGGCCGCGGCCACCGCACCCGGTGCGCCCACCCGCATCCCGACCGGCGTCACCGCCGCGGGCGGCGTCGTGGTGGGCAACCCGACCGCACCGCACACGGTGATCGCCTACGAGGACCCACAATGCCCCATCTGCAAGGAGTTCGAGACCACCTCGGCACCGGCGCTGACCGCGGCGGTGACCGCCGGGCAGGTGAAGGTCGAGTACCGGATGCGTAGCTTCCTCGGCCCGGAGAGCGTGCGCGCGGTGGCCGCGTTGGGCGCCGCGCAGGACGAGGGCAAGTTCAACGCGCTGCGTCAGGAGATGTACGCCAACCAGCCGGAGGAGCGCACCGGCGGCTACACCATCGACGACCTGCTGGCACTCGGCGCCAAGGTCGGGCTGACCGACCAGGCCTACGTGCAGGCCGTGCGCAACCAGATCTATGCGAGCTGGGCCAAGCAGGTCGATGACCGGGCCAGCCGGGACGGCAACACCGGCACCCCGGACCTGAAGCTGGACGGCAAGGAGATCGACCAGAACACCTTGTTCAACAAGACCGCGTTCGCGGCGTTGCTGGCCGGCCTGAGCTGA